AGTTGGGGTTCCGTCTGCTCCAGCGTTTGGCTGACGATGTCGCCGAACTAGGAACGGTGGAAAGCCAACCAAAGCAGGATGGCCGGAACATGGTGATGGTGGTCGCTCCAACGAAGAAGAAGTCAGAAGCTAAGGCTGAGCAGCGTCGTAAGCGTGACGAGTCTGCTCGAGCGGCTGCGCAGGCTAAAGCTGAGAAGCAGGCGCCGGCAGCAGCGGCTGAGACTGCAGCTGAAGAGCCAGTCGAGCAGGCCTGAAGCTCTGCTTCACAGGATCGGCTCGCTGATCCTTTTGGCGGATGTTGTTTCATGCTTCGTCCGTATCGCCGGTTTACCGGCAGTAATAGCGCCAACCGGCGCCCATCCGCGTGTTTCGCGTGTGATGGCCCGACAGCGACAAGGAGATCGGCCCATGCCGAAGAACAAGACTCACAGTGGTGCGAAGAAGCGCTTCCGCCTTACCGGTACCGGCAAGGTTATGCGCGAGCAGGCGGGCCAGCGTCACCTTCTCGAGCGCAAGTCGAGCAAGCAGATTCGTCGTATGCAGGATGACCAGGTTCTTGCGCCGCAGGACGCCAAGAAGGTCAAGAAGCTTCTCGGCAAGTAAGCCACTCGCACACCGAACATATTTTCCGCTGTAAGGCTTTAAGTCTTCCGGTGCCCGGCCTGTAAAGGCCGTGAGGTGCGGGTGCGGATCCGATTAGCAAGGAGAATCACGTGGCACGCGTGAAGCGGGCGGTTAACGCCCACAAGAAGCGTCGTACGACCCTCGAGCGCGCCAGCGGTTACCGCGGTCAGCGTTCTCGCCTGTACCGCAAGGCGAAGGAGCAGGTCACTCACTCATTCGTTTACAGCTACC
This region of Dermatophilus congolensis genomic DNA includes:
- the rpmI gene encoding 50S ribosomal protein L35, with translation MPKNKTHSGAKKRFRLTGTGKVMREQAGQRHLLERKSSKQIRRMQDDQVLAPQDAKKVKKLLGK